The Macaca mulatta isolate MMU2019108-1 chromosome 19, T2T-MMU8v2.0, whole genome shotgun sequence sequence CACTGTGACTACTCATCTACCACAAATACTCTAGGTCTGTGATGGAGGTAGGGGGATATGAGAACTGCCCAACACTGCTCCTCCCCACTTCCTCTCCTGCATCTGTGTGAGGTGGGAGAGGTGCCTGCATACGGGGCCCAGCCTGAGCTGAGGTCTCACTGGAGGTGGTGGAGGCAGGCAAGGCCCCGTTCGGAGACGCGGGGACAACCGGCCAGCGAGAGCTCCTGCAACGAGTCGGCCAGTGGGTAGAGGCGGCTGAGACACCAGTCGTCCACGTGGGGGCAGCGCTGCAGCGACAAGGACTGGAGCTCCTTCAGGAGGACTGTGGTAGGGAGAGGGCAGGATGGCACCAGGGGCCTTTCTGAAGCCCATCACCAAAGGGAAAACATGGAGGCCTGTCCCATCTCCACCCCACCGCACTCACGGAGGTTGTCCAGGCCCTCATAGTTGATTTCACAGTCACTGGCATCCACAGCTTCGACAGGCACTTCCCGGAAATTCCAGAACTCTGGAGAGAAATGGCCATACTTATCTGGCCTGATCCACTCCTTGTCTCGAAACCTGGAAACGGGAGAGGGAGTGTCAGTAGGGCAGCCGAACCTGCCCCAGGCCTCCAGCCTCTTCGGAACCTTCCCCAGCCCTATATAATATGTATAGGTCACCCCTGACATAActaactccatcttagaaaaagactccatctggctgtgcgcagtggctcatgcctgtaatcccagcactttgggaggctgaggtgggagaatcacttgagtttaggagtttgaggaccaacctgggcaacatagtgagacctcgtcttcacaaaaaaatacaaaaattaggtgggcttggtggcttgcacctgtggtctcagctacttgggaggctgaggtgggaggattgcttgaacccaggaggtcgaggctgtagtgagttgtgatcatgccactgtgctctagcctgggagacgctgtctcaaaaaaaaaaaaaaaaaaagaatgttttgccAATTTTACATACCTAGAAACTGAGGGTCAGCGAGATTACAGATAACGTAAGAGCAAAAAGGTAAATGCAAGAATCCTGGTAGATGGGCAAAAGTTAAGGGACATTTTCAAACATGTATACTGTTTCTAAGGAAGTTGCCAGAGGAAGTGCTCAAACCAGACGGAGGGGTAGATGAAGTCTATGTGAACTGTCTTTtccgaaaaagaaaaaagcaaaggaaagagaaagggaaggagaaaggaggcggggaaggaggaaagaaagaaaaacagtattgAGCACAGGCCAGGTGCTGCCGGTGGCTcacgtgagcctgtaatccccagcactttgggaggctgaggtgggtggatcacttgaggtcaggggttggagaccagcctggccaacacggtgaaatcctgtctctaccaaaaatacaaaaaattagccaggcatggtggtatgcgcctataatcccaggtacttgggaggctgaggcaggagaattgcttgaacccaggaggttgcagtgagccaagattgtgccattgcactccagcctgggcgacagagcaagactctgtctcaaagaaaaaaaaaaatatattgagcacATATGCATTGCTAGGCCTCTTACATCGCAAAATCACAGTCAATCTCTCACTCTctctgacagggtctcactgggtagctgggattacaggcatgcactaccatgcctgggtaattttgtatttttggtagagacggatttcactatgttgccaaggctgatcttgaactcctggctcaagtgctgtacctgccttggcctctcaaagtgcttgggactacaggcgtgagctaccacgcccagccattattattattattttgaaacagagtcttgctctgtcgcccatgctggagtgcagtggcgcgatctcggctcactgcaacctctgcctcccggcttctaagggattctcctgcctcagcctcctaagtagctgggattagaggcgtgcgccaccatgccaaactaattttgtatttttagtagaaacaggatttcaccatgttggctaggttggtctcgaactcctgacctcagatgatccaccagcctcggcctccgaaagtgctgggattacaggtgtgggccaccatgctcTGCCTATTATTTTTTGTGACAAGGcctcactattgcccaggctagagttcagtggtgtgactatagctcactgtagcctcctgggctaaagcgattctcctgcctcagcctcctgagtagttgggaccacaggcatgtgccactgcacctggctaatttaaaatattttttgtagagacagggtctcacaaaactgctgaggctggtctcaaactcttggcctcaagtgaccttcctgtctcggcctcccaaagtgctgggattacagacatgagccactgtgcccagctccgttcagtctttttttttttttttttttttgacactgagtcttgccctgtcccctaggctggagtacagtggtgcaatctcggctcactgcaaccttcgcctcctgggttcaagcgattctcctgcctcagcctccccagtagctgggattacaggcgcccaccaccacacacccagctaagttttgtgtttttagtagagacggggttttgccattttggccaggctgctctcgaactcctaacctcaggtgatccacccaccttggcctcccaaagcattgggattacagccgtgagccaccatgcctggcccccattcAGTCTTTATAGCAAAACTTGTAGGTTAGAAATGATCACcatcccattttacacatgacaaAACTCAGGAACAAGTCCCAAGCCACACAGCCAGAAGGCGGCAGAGACCAGGGGACTCTGAAGCCTGTGTGACTGCAGAGCCTGGACGTGAGAGAGATACCCCACCACCTGCCCCCAGCCTTAGCGGTCATACTTGACTGCGCCTCCTTGCTTCAGGATGAAAAAGGCACCTGCACTGTATGGACCATGTTGCTCCTCCAGCCAGGTGAAGGATCTGCAGAAAAAACGGTAGCTAAGGGTGAGGCCTGGGGAGCATCACAGCCCTCACGATGCCCCAGTGCTGTTAAGAGGGGCAGAGTCCAGCAAACCAGGCATGCAGACAGACAGAGTCAGGCTGAAAATATATATTGCCCACCTACTAAGTGCTGGGCACTGGGGGCAAAGTGGTGACCAAGGCAGATAACATCCCTGCCCAGTCTGGAGATTAGTGCAGTAATCCAAGCCATTATACAGGGAGAAACAGATAACAACCCAGGAAATAACAGCAAATTGCAGAGAATGTCAATTCCATGACTAAATAAAGCAGAGAGGCTgactgggaggggtggggagcagaggggTGGGGACGGTGGAGGCTGAGTTTGGGTGTTAattggaggaggtgacatttgagcagagatttGAGTGGTGAGAAGGAACAGAGTATAAAGGCTCAGAGACTCAAATTAGGATGgctgaataaataagaaatagggatgttgccgggcgcggtggctcacacctgtaatcccagcactttgggaggctgaggcgggaggatcacaaggtcgggagatcaagaccacagtgaaaccccgtctctactaaaaatacaaaaaaaattagccaggcgcggtggcgggcacctgtagtcccagctattcaggaggctgaggcaggagaatggcgtgaacatgggaggcggagcttgcagtaagccaagattgcaccactgcactccagcctgggcaacagagcgagactcagtctcaaaaaaaaaaaaaaaagaaaaagaaaaaaaaaagaaattgggatGTCATGCTGACAGGGGGCCAGTGGAGTCCTGGTCGGGGGGGTCTCAAAGCTCAGTAGGGGCTATGTTTTAGGCCTTGGAGATTGGTTCTCATTTGAAGGTTTTGAGCTGGTGATGATAAGATTCCTTGAGCTGCTTTGTAGATTATAAAAAAGTATGGGACAGGCCAGGTGTTGTGGCctacaccggtaatcccagcactttggggggctgaggcaggtggatcatctgaggtcaggagctcgaggtcaggagctcgagaccagtctggccaacatggtgaaaccccagctctactaaaaatagaaaaattaggcatggtggcgtgtgcctgtaatcccacctacttgggaggctgaggtgggagaattgcttgaacccgggaggcggaggttgcagtgagccatgatcacaccactgcactccagcatg is a genomic window containing:
- the DMAC2 gene encoding distal membrane-arm assembly complex protein 2 isoform X3 encodes the protein MWNGTRGIHRLGGAVVPEGNQKKERKMLQFLNNHFYDVEALRGYLLQREMSKVHLKNRSFTWLEEQHGPYSAGAFFILKQGGAVKFRDKEWIRPDKYGHFSPEFWNFREVPVEAVDASDCEINYEGLDNLLLLKELQSLSLQRCPHVDDWCLSRLYPLADSLQELSLAGCPRVSERGLACLHHLQNLRRLDISDLPAVSNPGLTQILVEEMLPNCQVVGVDWAEGLKLGPEEQPQDTASPVPA